The genomic window CAAGTTGGTAGTCACCGGCAAAAGGCTTGAGCAGAAAAAATACTACTTCCACAGCAACTACCCTGGCGGTCTCAAGGAGAGAAGCCTCGCTTGGATGTTGGAAAACAAGCCCGAAGAAGTGATAAGGCTTGCAGTCAAGAGGATGCTTCCTAAAAACAGGCTGGGACACAGGATGCTGAAAAGGCTCAAAATATACACTGGCTCTGAACATCCACATGTGGCACAACAGCCTAAGGTTTTGGAGGTTGAAGCATGAGCCTAAAGCTGAAGGACTTCAAAATAGGTTTTGACAACGCCTACTATGGCACTGGTAGAAGAAAGGAGAGCGTGGCAAGGGTTTGGCTCATAAGGGGCACAGACAAACAGATAGTAAAGGTCAAGGAAAGCGGAAAGGAATATCCTCTAAAGGACTATCTTCAGAGGGAAACCCTCTATCACAAGGTTTTACACCCCATAAGGCTCACTGGTCTTGAAGGAAGGTTTGGCATATACGCCACCGTGAGCGGTGGGGGTATAAGCGGTCAAGCGGACGCCATAATGTATGGAATTGCAAAGGCTCTCCTCAAATACAACCCAGACCTAAGACCTACCCTCAAGAGGGCAGGACTTCTCAGAAGGGATGCCAGGGAAAAGGAGAGGAAGAAATACGGTCTTATGAAGGCAAGAAAAGCCTACAGATGGAGCAAGAGATAAGGGTATGCGTTTATGGCGCGACAGGGTATACTGGAGTTGAGCTCTTAAGAATACTTTTGGAGCATCCATATGTTAAGATAGTTTCCTTAACCTCTCAATCTTACGCAGGGAAAAGGCTCTCTGAGGTCTTTCCTTCCTTTCTTCCTACTCCCTTGGGTTCTATAGCCCTAACCAATGAACCTGAAGAAGACTTTGACATAGCCTTTCTTTGCCTTCCTCATGAAACTTCCCTTGAGCTTGTGCCAGAGCTTCTCAAAAGGGGCAAAAGGGTTATAGACCTCTCTGGTGCATACAGGATTTGGGATAAGGGCAAGTATCCTAAGTATTATGGCTTTGAGCATACTCATCCGGAGCTTTTGGATAAGGCTGTCTATGGACTGCCAGAGGTCTTCAGGGAGCATATTAAAAAAGCCCAGCTTGTGGCAAACCCCGGCTGTTATCCCACCGCCACCCTGCTTGCTCTGTATCCGCTCATAAGAGAAGGTATTGAAATAGACTTTATTATCGTTGACGCCCTCTCTGGGGTTTCTGGTGCTGGTAGGAAAACAAATCAGAAGTTTCACTACCCAGAGATGGAAGGAGACGCCTTTGCCTATTCTGTGGAAAAGCACAGACATACTCCTGAGATGGAGTATGTTATTCAGAAGGTGTATGGTAAGGATATTAAGCTGAGGTTTACACCACAGGTGATACCTGCAGTGCGTGGAATGATGGCAAAGGTATATACAAGATGTGAAGAGCTGGACTTTGTTAGCCTTTATAAGGAAACATACGAAGGAGAGCCTTTCGTATTTATTTCTCAAGAGCCTCCACACATTAAACACGTGGTAGGCACTAACTATTGCCTTTTATACCTACACTACCACAGAGAAACCTCCATACTTGAAGTTATAAGCGTTATAGATAACTTGGGCAAAGGTGCATCTTCTCAAGCGGTGCAGAACTTTAACCTTATGATGGGATTTGAGGAAACTTTAGCACTAAAGGGGCTTGCGGACTTTCCCTAAGCGGATAGCTCTTCTTTTATTATCTCAAGCAGGGCAAGAAGTACCCGCTTGACGCTCTCTTTGTCAACGGCAGAGACAGGCAATACTGGTATACCTTCATCCTCACTTATATCAAGGACAGAGGCCACATCTTCTGGTGGCCACGCATTCGGTAGGTCCTGTTTGTTAGCACCTACCACCATGGGAACTGGAAAGCGCGATTGGAAGAAGTTTATTATCCTTCTCGCCTCATGGAAGGTGGAAGGGTCTGTGCTGTCTACAAGTATTATTATCCCAAGAGCACCCTCACCCAGTATCTCCCACATGAAGTCAAACCTTGACTGACCCGGCGTGCCAAAAAGATACAGCTCGTGCTCATCGTCTATGCGAATCTTTCCAAAGTCCATAGCAACGGTGGTGTATTCTTTCACGTTCTTTTCACCAACCGCCTGTGTTTTTCGTTCTGTTTTGACGGTTTTTATTTCACTAACTGTATTTATAAACTGCGTCTTGCCCGCCGCAAAGGGTCCAGCAATTACTATCTTTATTTTCTTTATAGTCCTCATCACAGCTCCCGTATCCTCTCTATTATCTTCATGAGAAGGTCTAGGGCTATGGAAGGCTTTTGCTTTCTCTCTTTCTTCTTCCTTTTTATAACTCCGAGGGCAAGAAATCCATAAAGAGCCCTGTCTACTGTAAGGTTTTCAAGTCCAGAGTCTTTCCTTATGTCGTATACCGTCCTTTCACCATTCACGAGAGAAAAAACCTTCCTTTCCTCTGGAGTGAGCTCTACCCTCTTCAGTCTTTCTTCAGAACCTTCTACGGGTTCAAATAGGATCAGCTCATCGGATATCTTTCTTTCAACTTCCTCTGGAGTGAGGGTCCGAGAAGCCATCATTATTATGTTCTCCACGGGATAGACTACTGAATAGTTGGAGTTGTATCTAACAAAACCGGGTGTGAAAGAGAATACACCCTCTTTCATGTCAAGCCTCTCAATCAGAAATCTCTGCACTGTTCTAAAAAGGTTTTCCTTTGATATACGGAGCTTTTCTATTAGAAGGTCAAAGTCCCTCTCTGCGTAAACTCTGAAAACCCTGTCAACTGGACGCGCAAAGATTATTTCCCCATCCTTCACATAGTAGGCTACTGTTATGTCCTTCCATTCTACGAGAAGTATTCCGCTCTTTCGGTCTTTGGCTATTATCTGGAGGATGTCCACAAAGTTAAAAGTTTTAAGGTCTCCCGTTAAAGCCATAACCCTTTATAACATCCCTTTGAGTTTATCCTGAGATTTCCTTATCTCCATGAGCAGGAGACCCAGCTTGGCGTTGTTGTCCGCAAGAACCACCATAACCGCGTCCTTTCCCACTCCCGTCAGGATAACATATCCATCGTGTCCTTTAATGGTTATCTGTTCCAGATTACCCTTTGCCAGCTCTTCGGAGACCCTTTCACCCAAGGAGAGTATTGCGGCACTCATCGCCGCTATTCGGTCCTCCTCCATGCCCGGTTTGAGGACCGATGCTATGGGCAATCCATCTGCGGACACCAGGGATGCACCCTCTAAACCTGTGTTTCTTATCAGTTCCTGTAAAACCTGAGTATATCTATCCATATTTCCCTCCTCCTTAAGAATTATACTAAAATTTCCATAGAAATATATCGTAAACAACACCCATAGTTATAGAAAAGATGACCCAAAAAATCACATAGGCAACCACTAAACCCTTTGGCAGAAACTTAAGAGTTGCAATTATTGTAGGCATGCATGTGCCCGTGCCACCAAGCATGAAGGTAAGGGACGCTCCCGAGCTAAAGCCTATATCTCTTAGAGCCTTGGCTATGGGAACTTCTTCACCAGAACACACGTATATGGGTATAGATGTAAAGGAGACCAAAAGATAGGAGAGAAAACTTCCTGCTATGGGTCTTATGAGCTCCGGTGGTATGAGGGTCTTTATGAGAGAGGCTATGACTATACCAAGAAGAAGGTATTTACCTATTCCAAGGAGGTTGTCCTTGAAGTGTGTGCCAAAGGACCTCCATCCGCTTTGGCTTGCACCCCCAAAGGAAAGAGGTAGACTACTGGGCTTTTTGAAAAAGAGGTCCGCTGTATAGGCAAAAAGCAAGGCAAAGCCTAAGGTGCCAAACAGTCTAAGGGCAGTCATGGGAAGACCGAAATATCCATAGGTAAGTATTAATGTTACTGGAGATACCACCGGAGCCACGATGAGAAAGGAGAGGACGGGTGCATAGCTCCTTGACATGCTACTTATGAGGTTTGCCACAGGAAGCATGGAGCAAGAGCAAAGAGGCAAAAGCCCACCCAGAAACCCCGTGTATATGGGTGCAATTCTCTTATTCTTTAGGAAGACCCTAAGCCAGCTGAGTTTTGTAAAGCCTTGCAGGAGAGAGGTAATAAGGACCGCAATTAAAAAGAAAGGAAGTATATCCAGAGTGTAGTCATACAGAGAAAGGAAAAACTTCTCCAAAAGCCTCATAATGAAAATATCTTAGCCAAAAAGGAAATACAGTATGACTGCGTTCATAATACCTGCGACCACATCGTCCGCCACTACACCATGACCCTTTGGCAGTCTTTCAAAGAGTTTTATAGGAAAAGGCTTTACTATGTCCAACATCCTAAAGGTTATAAAGGCAACCGCTATGGTCTTTAGGGTAGGTTCAATAAGGAGGAAGGAGAAAAAGTAGCCTAATACCTCGTCTATCACCACCTCCTCTGGGTCTTTATCTCTTGTTAGCTCTACCATGTAGTTGGCAGACCAGACCGCAACCGCATACAGCAAAAGCCCAAACAGTAAGGTAAGCCACCACTTGTAAACAAGCAGATAAACAAGAGGGACACCAAGAAGAGTTCCTACAGTGCCCGGTGCATACCTAAACCTTCCAATGTAAAAGCCCGTGGCGATTAACTCCTGCCACATTATAGGTCTATCCTCGCAAACCTTCTTCTTCCTTCTTCAAACACATCCCCTCCGTATATATCGTTGGCAACTATTACAGGAAAGTCTTCCACGTATAGTCTTCTTATGGCTTCTGTGCCAAGATCTTCGTAAGCGACCACCTCTGAGGACTTTATACACTTAGAGAGCAAGACCGCCACACCACCCACCGCTGCAAAGTATACCGCCTTATACTTTTTCAAAAGCTCCCTTACCTGAGGAGACCTATACCCCTTGCCTATCATACCCTTTAGACCCAGCTTTAGAAGGTCTTCCACATACTTATCCATCCTTATAGAGGTAGTAGGACCAGCAGAGCCTATAACTTGCCCAGGCTTTGGTGGTGTGGGACCCACATAGTATATGACCTGCCCCTTTACATCTATGGGTAAAGGCTCTCCTCTTTGAAGGGCTTCCACCATCCTTTTGTGCGCTGCGTCCCTTGCGGTATATATGTAGCCTGTAATGAGAACTTTGTCTCCTGCTCTTAGGTCTTGGATGACTTCGTCAGTTAGTGGTGTTTGAATTCTCTTTTCCATAAAGAAATTATAACAGCTTTAGGCTCTGTATCTGCTTAAAACAAGTGCGGAAGGCACACCCCAAAGGAAGGAAGACAAAAGCAAAAAGCTATGAAAGACAAAGCCCATTTTGAGCCACTCCCTTAGGCTCTCACCCAAGAGTTTAAGAGGAATTCCAAAGGCAAACTCGTAAGTGCCAAAACCCATAAAGCTATGAAGGGGAAGCACAGAGCTAAGCTCACCACCAAGAAAGGCAAGGAAGCCCTTGTATATGTCCATGCTATCTATAGGCAGTAAAACAATCAAGGCTAAGAACTTGAGGCTATGAGACAGAGAGGAAAGTAGAAAAAGTAAAAAGGACAAGCTAAAGCTGAGCTCCCTTTTGATAAAATCCTTTAACTCACCTAACCTGCCTCTATAAGGCAGGAGCACATACCCTAACCTTAAACTCAAAGAGAAAATCAAAACAAGCACAGAAACCAAAAGTGCATAAAGATTAACCACAGAAAAGCTAAGAAAAAGCAGAAAAAAGAGGGTAAGAAGGTCATATAATCGCCCCATAAAGAAAGACCAAAGGGAAGCACTCAAGTTAACTCCAAGCCTTTTTGCATAATAAAACCAACTAAGTTCTCCAGTCCTTGCGGGTAGAAGGTTGTTAAAGAGTATGTTAGCGGAGTTTATGAGAAAAACCTGATATAGGCTTAGGTTTCTCAAAAGCAGTTTCCATCTTATAGACCTTACCAACTGGCTAAGGCTGTATAGAAAAAAGGCAAAAAGCAGGTTTTTAAGCTCAATGCTCTTTAGGCTCGAAAGAAAATCACCAAAGGGGACAAAGTAAAAAAGGAAAGCAAGGAAAAGAAGGGTAAGGGTAAAGGGAAGGAGTTTTTTCAATCCTTTTCTGGCACGTCGTGTATAACTATCCTTTTGCCTGCAAACCTTGAGAGTATCTCTATGGCAACTTCAACGCCAGAGCCAGCACAAGAGGTAAAGTGAGAGGAAAGCCCAGCAAGAGTTCCAGTTACAAAGAGGTTTTTGTCTACTTCAAAGTCCTTGTGCTTTATCATAACCCTACCGGGCTTTGGGGATTTAGGGTTTTCCACCACCTCTACCTGCAGACCTTCTATGTTAAAAGAATGAAAGCCACCTGCCAAAACCACATAGTCTGCGGTAAAGCTCTTACCAGAGGTAGTCCGAAGTTCAAATCCCTCTTCCTTTTTCTGTATGCTCTTTACCTCTTCCTGCAAAAAGTCCACACCACCCCACTGATCTATCTGCTCCCTTATCTTTTGCAAAAGCTCTGTGCCAAGCATAGTATCCAAGCCCGGCACGTTTCTGAGAAAGGCTTTTCTCAGATCAGAGCCATCTATGTCAAAAACTATATACCTTCTGCCTTCTGCCCATTGCCAACCTCTACCCCTTGCGGATACTAAGGTCAAAGCACAAGAAAGACCACTTGCTCCACCACCTACAATAGCCACATCGTACCTCACAAAACATTATTATACAACAAAAACGTCCACGCCTCCTCTACATAACCTGGAGATTTCGCTTATTTGCTTACCAACACCTCTGTCTTTTCTTCCTTTTTCTCAAAGTCAGAAGGCTTTACATTTTTAAGGGCTTCCTTTATTTTCTTCCTCTCCTGTGCTATTGCCTTCATCTTCTCAAGCTCTTCTTTGCTAAAACAACACATGATAGCACCTCCTTTGGCTTGATGCTTTTATTCTACGCATCTATGATAGAAGGGTTATGTTTTGAATCATAAAAGCCTTAAAAAGAGGCTTTCCGCCAGTGTAGGATGTGGCAAGCAGAGCCTTGAGAGCATGTCAAGGTTTAGCTCTGAAAAGAGGCTTGTTGTTAGAAGAGATATTATCTCGCCTGCGTCTCTTGATAGGAGTTCACCTCCAAGGAGAAAGCCCTTTTTGTCAAAATAGAGAAAAGCCATACCTTCTTCTGTGTGGTATATACTTCCTACCGCAAAGGCTCTAAGGCTTACGCTCCTTTCTGAAAACTCTACCTTTTTCTCCTCAAGCTCTTTTCTTGTGAGACCCACCTTTGCGTAAGACAGAGGTTGAGTGTATAGCACGTAGGGTATCTTATAGGGTGGTGTGAAAAAGCCCTTACCTTTTATAAGTTTTTGTGCCACCGAAAAAGACTGAAGCCTGCTTGCGTGTGCAAGCTCCACTATACCGTTTATGTCCCCCACCGCATAGTGGTCTCTTAGAGAGGTCTCGTAGCTCCTGTCTACCAATATGTGCCCCTTCTCGTCTCGTGCAAGGTCAAGTCTTATACACTGTGAGTTAGGCACTCTCTTTTTTAGCCAATAAACAGCCTCTGGTGGTGTGTCAGGCATGGGTTTAAAAAGCACGCCCAAATCCTTTAGGCTCTTCAAAAGCCTTGTCTTTATGGATGGGTGCATAAACTCAAGGCTTTTTTCCTCAAAGTAAGCCTCAATGGACACGCCCATAAGGGCATATATGCATGCAAACTCAAGAAGTATTGGGTCATCGCCTGCAAGTTTTAGGCTGTCTGGAAGCTCTTCCAGTTCCAAAAGGTCATTACCGTTGGGTTCTTGAGGATAGGACTTTCCTGTGTTAAGGATTATGTATCTTCCACTTATCCTTCTGCCTTCAACCTCCACCACATGTGGCTCTACAAGCTCTCCGTATCCGTAGATAAAGTCCACACCCTTTAGTAGTTTTTCTATCTGGTCTCTTAGTGTTTTTGTTAGCTTTTGTTTTTTCTCCTTTAGGTTTTTCAAGTTTAGGCTAATGTCTTTCACAGATATCAAAGGTGAGTTTTTCAACTCAAAGAGCTTTCTTGCCTCAAAAAGGTAAAGCTTTGTGGGTATGCACCCTTCATGAAGACAGACGCCACCAAGATGAGCTTGTTCCCTTTCCACTATTGCGGTCTTTAAGCCCGCTTTCCATAGTAGCTCCGCACCCACATAGGCAAGCCCACCTCCCAAAATTATCACATCATAGTCATACATATCAAGCTCCCTTCTTTAACATCTTTATGTAATTTTTGTCTAAAACCTTCTCCTTTAGGTGCTTTACAAACAAAGCTCCATGAAAGCCGTTTATAACCCTATGGTCAAAGGTAAAGGTCATATGGGTTTTGCCGTCGCCTTCTTGCATGCCTACCGCTATTATGCAAACCTGTCCGTAGGGTATTACCGCATCAAAAGCCCTAATTCCAAACATGCCAAGGTTAGATATGGTTAAAGTTGCACCTCTTATATCTTCAAGGCTTAGCCTGCCCTCTTCTGCCCTTTTCCTTAGCTCTCTTACCTCCTGTGCTATCTCCCTTAGGCTCTTCCTGTTTACCTCCTTTATCACAGGATTGTATAGCTCATCTCCCACTGCTATGGCAAGTCCCACGTTGGAGTTTGGGTAAATCAAATAGTGGTCTTCTCTATATACCGCTCTTAGCCTTTCAAAAAACTGCATGGCATCGCCCACTATCTTTATAAGCCAGTGGGTAAGGGTTATCTCCTTGTCCCAGGGGATAAGGGAAAGGTCAAAGACTTCGTATATGTGATAGTGAGGGACAACAAAACTTTTGGAGAGGTTTGATATAAGGCTTTTTTGAACAGAGGACACTGGGACTCTTCTTGGAATACCCTTCTGTTCCACATAGGCAAGAAGCAGGTCTTCGTCAATCTTTTTGTTAGGAAATTCTTTGAGGAGCTCCTCAAGAGAAAGCTCATATTCCCTTAAGAGCTCCAGTGCCTTTGGTGTAAAGTATCTCTCTTTTTCAAACTCCTCTATATCCTTTGCATGGGTCGGGGAGGGTAGCCTACCCTCTTGTTGTAGCTCCTTTAGGTCTATACCCTTTTCCTTTGCCAAAAGTCTTGCATAGGGAGAGGCAAAGCCAGGTGGCAGTTCAATCTTCTTCTCTGTCTCCTTGGGTGGTGGAGGGGGTTTCCTCTCTTCCACCTTTGGTTTTTCTTCCAATTTTGGCTTTTCTTCCTCCTTTGGCTTTTCTATCCTTTCTCCTAACTCCATTATGGCTATGGGCTTTCCCACCTCCACCTCTTGACCTTCTGAAAGGAGTATCCTTTTTATAGTGCCTCTTTTGAAGCTCTGTAGTTCCATAACCGCCTTCTCCGCCTCTATCTCCGCTATGACCTCACCCTTTTCCACATAGTCTCCTTCCTTTTTAAGCCAACGGACTATCTTTCCCCTTTCCATCGTGTCTGAAAACTGGGGCATCAAAACCTCATAGTCCATGGCTTTTGCTCCAGCTAAGTATACGCTCATATATCTTCTCGGGTGTGGGTATAGCCATTAGCTCAAGTTTTCTGTTGTAAGGTATGGGAACTTCCTCTCCAGCTATCCTAAGAGGTGGTGCATCAAGGTAGTAAAATAGCTCCTCGCACACCCTCGCTGACAGCTCCGCACCAAGACCAAGAGTTTTTGGCGCTTCGTAAACTACCACAAGCCTGTGGGTTTTTCTAACAGACTCATATATGGTCTCAAAGTCTATGGGTCTGAGGGAGATAAGGTCTATAACTTCGCAGGAAATCCCGTCTCTTTCCTCCAACCACTCACAAGCCTTCAAGGTGTCATGAACCATTTTAAGATAGGAGACTACCGTTATGTCTTTTCCTTCCTTTAGAATTCTTGCCTTAAAGGGGTCAAAGTTTTTCACATACTCAAAGGGAAAGTCCATACCATACAGGAGCACATGCTCCAGAAAGACCACAGGGTCATCCATCCTTATGGCATGCAAAAGTCCGTGATAAGCACTTATGGAGTCCGAAGCACAAAAGACATAAAGCCCTGGCACGCTGGCAAAGAAGTGCTCCAGGCTTTGAGAGTGCTGTGAGGCGAGCTGTTTTGCCACACCCTGTGGCATACGCACCACAAGAGGGAGAAAGAGCTTTCCACCGCTCATGTATCTTAGCTTTGCCATCTGGTTTACAAACTGGTCCATAGCCAGCATGGCAAAGTTTACGGTCATTATCTCCGCCACTGGTCTGAGTCCCATAAGAGCCATACCTATGGCAGTGCCCACTATGGAGTTTTCCGCTATGGGTGTATCTATTACCCTCTTTGGTCCATACTTCACATAAAGACCATCGGTCACCTTGTAGTTGCCCCCGTAAAAGCCCACATCCTCCCCAAGGACTACTACCCTTGGGTCATGTTCCATAGCATAGTCGAGGGCTAAGTTTAAAGCATCACGGTATAACATCAGAGCATACCCCACAGTATAGGTCTGTGTATAGCTCCTCTTCAGAGGGTTCTGGAGAGCTCAGGGCAAACTCCACAGCTCCTTCAACCACTGCCTCCACCTTTTGGTCTATGAGCCTTACCTGTTCCTCTGTGAGCCAACCTTCTTTATAGGCTTTTTTAAGCAAAAGGTCTATGGGGTCTCTTTTGCGAAACATCTCCAACTCTCTCGGAGACCTGTAGTCTCCCTTGTCCGCCATGGAGTGCCCTTCAAAACGATAGGTATGTGCCTCAATAAAGTAAGGCTTTCCGTATTCTTCTATGTACTGCTTGGCTCTAACTACTGCTTCGTAGACCGCAAAGACATCCATACCGTCCACAACCTCCGCTGGCATGTAGTCCCTTGCCTTGAGATAAATGTCCTTCAGTGCAGAAGACCTGCTCACATGCGTGCCTATGGCGTAGTAGTTGTTTTCGCACAGAAATAGCACTGGCACTTCCCAAAGGTTCGCCATGTTTATGGCTTCAAAGAAGGTGCCGTTGTTGGTTGCACCATCACCAAAGATGCAAAGAACTCCAGCTTTTTCACCCATGAGCTTTCTGGCATAGGCTGCGCCTACCGCATGAGGAAGGTGTGCTGCCACTATGGCGTTGCCACCGTAAAAGTCCATTTTTGGCTCATAAAGATGCATAGAACCTCCCTTTCCCTTTGAAACGCCCGTAGCCTTTCCAAAAAGCTCCGCCATAATGAGCTTTGGGTCTATGCCTCTTGCCAAAGCCAGCACATGCTCCCTATAGGGACAGAAGAGGTCTCCCTTTCCAAAGCCTACCACAGCACCCACATGCACCGCCTCTTCACCTATGGCAAGGTGTAAAAAGCCAGATATATTTCCCTTTAAGTATTCTTCCTTGCACCTTATCTCAAATTCCCTCCCTAACTTCATAAGGTAGTAAAACTTTTCTGCCAGCGTCTGGCTCATGGCTAAAATTATAAGGGATGAGTTCTGAAGATTTACTTCTTAAAGAGCTAAAGGAAGAGCTTCTTAGGGTTCTTTCAAAGCACCTTGAGTATCCCTTAGTATGGACAAATATCCCTTTTGTGGACATTTATCCACGCCTCGGGTTTAGGGACTGATTGAAAGTATGGATTTCTTTCAATCAATCCCAGTACCTTACTCCAGAGGCACTTAAACCGCTCACTAAACAAGTTTTTTATGAAAACCTCCACTTGCTTAGTGAGGGCTTGCTCCATACGGTGTAAATGCAAGCTCCACTTAGCACGGCTAAGTAGATTTCTGCTTGCATTCACATCCGCATGGAGCTTTCTATTGCATAGCTTACACTCAAACTCACTCCTTGTCTTCCTGTTGTCTTTGTCTACATACCCACAATTACTGCATGCTTGTGAACTATAGGCAGGAGCAACATACACCACCTCTATGCCATATTCCTCTCTCACTTCCTCTAACTTCTTCTTTATCTCCCCAAGCCCAAACCTTATAAGCACCCTCTTTATAGCCTTTGGAAAATTGTTAATTACCCTCTTCAAAAATCCTCTTAAGTCCTCAAGCACAAGCCTTCGTGGTCTGTATAACTCTATAACCCTGTTTATTACCCTCCTTACCTCATTCTTCACATACTCACTTAGCCTGTGTTGAAGTCTTAAATACCTTCTGCTCTCTGTTGGCTTTTTTCCTCTCCTTTGCATCTCCCTTTGAATTCTGTCTATCTTATCCGCATATTCCCTGACCTTGCTGTAAAACTTCCTGCCAAAGAGGTCTCCTCTGTCTGAAACAAGAAAACACTCCATGCCAAAGTCAAGAGCTACCTCTCCACTGAAAGCTATCTCCTTTCTCTCTATCTCCTTCACAAGCCTTAGTTTGCCATCCTCCGCTATCTGAACCATGCTTGTTAGCTTTCCACCTCTTTCCTCAAAATACTCATGAAGTTTCACAGGCAGATATATAGGCTTTCTCTTTTCATGAGTTGACAGTCTTATCCAGAGGTCAAAGGCTTTTGCTTTCTTTGGTCTTTCCAGCAAGGCACACTTGCTGTCTAAAAGCATAGAGATACCTTTAAAACTTGGCTTTTTCCAGCTTTTGAGAATATGCTTGAATATCTTCTTAGCAAGCAGTCTTTCTTCCTTGACTATCTCATACTCATGCTTGTTTTTGTCTTTATCTATCCACAGGGCTTTCTCACTTTTTGGAATAAGCCATTCCTCTCTGGAGTTGAGATAAAGGAGAACTCTTTTTGTCTTTTCAGGAAGAGTAGAGCTAAGGACTATCTCTTTGAACCTTTTTTGGACATTGGCAATAAAACTTTCCAGTGTAGGGACTACCACATGGTATTGTATAGTGGACTTGAACCTTTCTGAAAGTGGGCAGTTTAAGTGTTTTATGTTGGCTTTTCTGGAGAAAGAGCCAGTTTTGAAGAAAAGAAACCACTGGAAGTTTGCCACAAGCTGTGCGGTTTTTCTGTATAGCTTTAGGACATGAGCTATAAGGGTTCTTTTTCTTTTTGTGGTAGGGCATGAGACTTCAATAGCCCTATACATAGGGATATTATAGCTTTTGTCTGTGAGTTCGTATGTGAAACAATTCAAGAAACAAATTACCATTATTAGGTATAAATGTCAATATTTTCAGAGACTATTCGCCAAGACCTTGTGGACTTTAACAAAACCTCAGAAGAGTTCAAAAGAGAAGCCCTAAAACACATAGAGGTCATTTATGAGCCAGAGAAGGATATTCATTGAAAAGCTCGCAAAGGCTATAGAAAGGTTGGAAGAGGTGCTAAAGCTGGAAAAAACGCAGTGGTTAGAGATTCCGCCATACAGAGGTTTGAATTTACCTTTGACCTTGCGTGGAAAAGCCTTAAGTTATACCTTGAAGAGGTGGAAAGGCTTGAATGCAGGTCTCCAAAGGGATGCCTAAGGCTTGCCTTTTCTGTTGGTCTAATAGATAACGACTCCTATTGGCTTCAGATATGCGACTATAGAAACCTTACCTCCCAAACCTACGATGAAGAGTTAGCGGATAAAATATACGAAGAACTACCAAAGGTGTTAGAATACTTTAAAAGGCTTTACGGACTGATATCATGATAGAGCAGTTATCAAAGAGCCTAAATGCAGAGGTTTTGCAAACCCATACAAGCTGGGTTTTGCTTTTAGAGAAGGTGGTTTACAAGATAAAAAAGCCAGTAAACTTTGGCTTTCTGGACTATTCAACTTTAGAGAAAAGGCTTGAAAACTGCAAAAAGGAGCTGGAGCTAAACAGAAGGTTATGCGGGTGGGTATACATGGATGTGGTTCCCATAAGTTATGTAGATGGTGAATATCGTATAGAAGACCCCTCAAACCCAGTGGAGTATGCGGTGAAGATGAGAAGGATACCAGAGGAAAGGCTTCTAAAAAACATGCTTTCAAAGGTTTCTCAAGAGGACATGAAAGAACTTGCAAGACACATAGCAAACTTCCATGCAAAGGCAGAGAGGCGGGATGAGTTTGGAAGGCTTGAGGTAATGAAGTTCAACACCGACGAAAACTTTTTGCAAA from Hydrogenobacter sp. T-8 includes these protein-coding regions:
- a CDS encoding thiamine pyrophosphate-dependent enzyme, giving the protein MSQTLAEKFYYLMKLGREFEIRCKEEYLKGNISGFLHLAIGEEAVHVGAVVGFGKGDLFCPYREHVLALARGIDPKLIMAELFGKATGVSKGKGGSMHLYEPKMDFYGGNAIVAAHLPHAVGAAYARKLMGEKAGVLCIFGDGATNNGTFFEAINMANLWEVPVLFLCENNYYAIGTHVSRSSALKDIYLKARDYMPAEVVDGMDVFAVYEAVVRAKQYIEEYGKPYFIEAHTYRFEGHSMADKGDYRSPRELEMFRKRDPIDLLLKKAYKEGWLTEEQVRLIDQKVEAVVEGAVEFALSSPEPSEEELYTDLYCGVCSDVIP
- a CDS encoding RNA-guided endonuclease InsQ/TnpB family protein; translation: MYRAIEVSCPTTKRKRTLIAHVLKLYRKTAQLVANFQWFLFFKTGSFSRKANIKHLNCPLSERFKSTIQYHVVVPTLESFIANVQKRFKEIVLSSTLPEKTKRVLLYLNSREEWLIPKSEKALWIDKDKNKHEYEIVKEERLLAKKIFKHILKSWKKPSFKGISMLLDSKCALLERPKKAKAFDLWIRLSTHEKRKPIYLPVKLHEYFEERGGKLTSMVQIAEDGKLRLVKEIERKEIAFSGEVALDFGMECFLVSDRGDLFGRKFYSKVREYADKIDRIQREMQRRGKKPTESRRYLRLQHRLSEYVKNEVRRVINRVIELYRPRRLVLEDLRGFLKRVINNFPKAIKRVLIRFGLGEIKKKLEEVREEYGIEVVYVAPAYSSQACSNCGYVDKDNRKTRSEFECKLCNRKLHADVNASRNLLSRAKWSLHLHRMEQALTKQVEVFIKNLFSERFKCLWSKVLGLIERNPYFQSVPKPEAWINVHKRDICPY
- a CDS encoding HI0074 family nucleotidyltransferase substrate-binding subunit; protein product: MVRDSAIQRFEFTFDLAWKSLKLYLEEVERLECRSPKGCLRLAFSVGLIDNDSYWLQICDYRNLTSQTYDEELADKIYEELPKVLEYFKRLYGLIS